A genomic region of Saccopteryx bilineata isolate mSacBil1 chromosome 1, mSacBil1_pri_phased_curated, whole genome shotgun sequence contains the following coding sequences:
- the LOC136319947 gene encoding small ribosomal subunit protein uS10-like, which produces MPGWGEAAFKDTGKTPVEPEVAIHRIRITLTSRNVKSLEKVCADLIRGAKEKNLKVKGPVRMPTKTLRITTRKTPCGEGSKTWDRFQMRIHKRLIDLHSPSEIVKQITSISIEPGVEVEVTIADA; this is translated from the coding sequence ATGCCGGGATGGGGGGAGGCGGCTTTTAAAGATACCGGAAAGACACCCGTGGAACCGGAGGTGGCGATTCACCGAATTAGAATCACTCTAACCAGCCGCAACGTCAAGTCTCTGGAGAAGGTGTGTGCTGACTTGATCAGAGGTGCGAAGGAAAAGAATCTCAAAGTGAAAGGACCCGTGCGCATGCCTACCAAGACTCTGAGAATCACCACAAGAAAAACTCCCTGCGGGGAGGGTTCCAAGACTTGGGATCGGTTTCAGATGAGGATCCACAAACGTCTCATTGACCTGCACAGCCCTTCTGAGATTGTTAAACAGATTACTTCCATCAGTATTGAGCCGGGAGTTGAGGTTGAAGTCACCATTGCAGATGCTTAA